The nucleotide sequence GACAATTTTTGCATTCCCTCTTATGTTTACTGCCATCCTTTTCTCATACTCTCgctttgccagtcttattttcctcttcacttccccacACAACATATTGTATTTGACCTGTTTCTTAATTGAAGAGTTCACCAGACATACATCAtacacttttttttttgtttcaccaTATTCTCTATCTTATTATACGAGGAGCCCTGGATTTTGCTTCCTCTGTCTTTGGCCTTGTTGGAATATACCTAGCTTGTACCTGAAGCATCTCCTCCTTAAAGACCACCCTCCCTTAATGTTTTTTCTATCAGTCTTTGGTTCTATTTTACCCCACTAGATCCCTTATCATCCCATTGGAATTGGCCCTCTTGCAAGTTAGATGTTCTGCTTTAAACTGTTCTTTGCTCTTCTGCATTACTAGTCTAAACCTTGTGATATGATGATCTCTCTTACCCGAGTGTTCCCCAAGTGTTGGTGTGCTTGGCCCACAGATCTCATGAGTAGGACTTCTTTGAAATGCAGGAAATTCTTAGAGGAcctgacaggatagatgctgagaggccgTTTTCCACCTGGCTGAAGAGTctagaatgagagagcacagtcTTAAGATAACAGTTGGCCATTTAAGATCAAGGAACTtaggacttaggaacaggagtaggccatttggcccttcgagcctgctctgtcattcgatcatgactgatctgattgtggtctcaattccactttcctgtctggccccataacccttcattcattagataaaaacaaaaaaactgcggatgctggaaatccaaaacaaaaacagaattacctggaaaaactcagcaggtctggcagcatcggcggagaagaaaagaattgacgtttcgagtcctcatgacccttcgacagaactgtcgaagggtcatgaggactcgaaacgtcaactcttttcttctccgccgatgctgccagacctgctgagttcaccCTTCATTCATTGtctattaaaaatctgtctaactcagacttgaataatttcaatgacccagcctcaatGCTCActgcagaagagaattccacagactaatgagaGAAAacagttctcctcatctccaccttgaaAGGGAGATCtctcattcttaaactgtgtcccctagttctagtttcccccacaagaggaaacaccctcccagtatccaccttgtcaaggcccctcaggatcttatgtttcaataaggtcacctcgcATTCTAAGCTCCAGTAGGTTTAGGCCCAACTTaaccaacctttcatcataagataagcccttcgtcccaggaatgaGGCGAGTGAATCTTCTCTAAACTACTTCTTACACAATTATATcacttttcaaataaggagaccaaaactgtgtacagtattctagatgtggtctcatcaaggccttgtacagctgcagtaaaacttccctacttttatattccattctccttgcaataaatccAACATTCCTAATctcttgctgtacttgcatactaactttttgtgaactcagagggctgtgaatccttggaattctcttccccaggtgCTGTGGAGGTTCAGACAGCAAGAACATTCAACAttgggatagatagatagattttaaGGGAATCAAGATATATacggagcaggaggaaggtggagttgatgtagaagattagccatgattgtactgaatggtggagcaagttcaAGGGGCCATATAGtccactcctgcttctatttctcatatataaaatgctcagcaggtcaggcagcacctgcggagagagaaacaggattatCGTTTCAGTTAGATGAGCTATCAGAATTGAAGATATTAAAGATTTACCAGTTTCTAAGCAATTACAGAGGGAGGGAAAAGGAATAGGGAggaaagagcaaaagggaaggtctgcgaTAGGTTGAAGGGCAGGAGAGAATAAATGACAAaatggatgatggtgcaaggcaaaagcagAGTGGCcaagggacaagtaaagaaacaaaagatggtctagaggaggtgtaaatggtaaCAGCAGAATCGCTACTAAGGGCCCTGGGCCAGGAAAAGAGGGCATGGGGAATATTAAAGAGTAActtgagtgagtgggagtgtgggattagaataggtagCTTAAGAGTATCACCAGTGCAgacttgggccaaatggcctctttctgtgccatttaCTTTTTTTGTATGAGTGCAGTCAGCAGCATAAGACATGATAGACCATATCACTCTTTATTCTGCGATGTTAAATGAATGTTTTTGGAATTCCCTTAAACAGAGAAATGTTGGATCATCCCAGTTTAAAACCATTGAGGACGAGTTGGTGAAGGCACTGGTAAAGGCTGAGTGTATTCCAGAGAATCACggagatgacatgaggaaaatgtcCTTTCAGAGATGTGCAAGAACAGACAAGGTACTGTTTGTAATTTCTCATTATTGAGATGCTGAAGAGTTTTTGTTGTCCAGTTATATTGATCATTGCTGCGTATTCGAGCAGTGTTTAACTGCAAGATCCCTGTAGCCATAAACAGGTAGTTTGTGTACACTTTCTCCTTTACATTCGAATGCATTCCAACAGCTCTGCTTTGTTAATTATTCACAGTAATTATTGGACCCGGATCAGACTGCACTCAGAGTACTGTGCGTAGGCCGGGTCTATattagagaaccactggagaaaGTGCGAAAATAATTTGTAAGGATGGTACCAGAGCTGGGAGATTGCAGCTATTGAGAGAACTTAAACAGGTTGTGACTTCTTTTCTTTTGGAAAGAGAAAACTTAGAGGGAACCTGATTGAGGTCTTTAAAGTTATAAATGGATTGGGCAGGGTAGATGTGGCGAGAtcatttccacttgtgggtgaatccaaaaCTAGTGGCATCAGATAATTGCCAGTGAATCCACTGGGGAAATGGGAAGAAATTTCTTTaatcagagagtggttagaatgtggaactctctaccacgTGAAGTGGCTGGGGCGAATAACGTTGATACTTTCAGAAGGAAACCAGATGAATACAATGAGAGAAATGGggatagaaagatatgctgaaaggttgagaggaggtaaAATAGGTGGAATCGGAGGAGACTTATTTGCCATACAAACAGCAGCACAgattagttgggctgaatggcctgtttctctgctgtatatTCCTTGTAATTATTCAGAATGATTTCCATGTAACTCtggtaataaatattttaaatagaAGGCAAGAAGCTTGTACTGAGTACTAATGTTCCTTAAATTAATTATTTGTAGAATGTTGGCCACTTAATATGCAAACCAAATTCCACGATATTTTATAACTGAGCCTGGCTCATCATATTTTGTAGTAATTGATCTCAGGGTAAGCTTTTCATGCCTCTTTAGGTTTAGATTTTCTCAGCTTCTGCCAACTCTGCTTGTTAAACTTCGTATAGCCAATGGGTGAAGGAGGAGACCAGAAATCAACCTTTACTCATTTTTAGATTTATTTACAAAGTAAGAAATTGCAGATGTGTAGCTCCTAActctacaaccaccacccccccatcagtGTTAACAAGTCTCTTTTCATAATCTTTTGCAAACAAATAACAGGTGAAATAATAAACTCATGAACAACTCCTTGAGAAGGGGCACTATAACTTTGCTGTAACTTCAATGGAAACTGATACACTTAAAATGTAATTCTTGGTGTTGATGGTGCACTCCAGCCCCCAAGACGCCCACCGGTCACAGAAAGCCTCAAGTGTGCCAGTGGAcatcacatgctccctctctaggGACACCTGGGCACACCGACGTGTCTGTTTATGTGATCAAGTAATTATGCAGTGAATGCATCTCTATACACTTAACCTTAATTTGTACGATTAACACCTCTCTGTAAGCCATCACAAAGCAGTAATGGCCCAGATTGGCTTCTGCTCCCAACCTTCTTTCCCTTCCTTTCAGCAAGTGTCTGGGTTTGACTCAGTGATGATTCCCATGTTTGTATCTTGGATCTGGGCAGTTGTACTGCTGGAAGAAATTATTTTTTTGAATGAACTGCAGGGGAAATATTGGGGGTAATTTTAGCTAATTCCGGGTGGGAATTCTAAGGGATCGGGTGGAAGATCCAGCTCAATGTTGCTCTCTGTTGACTTCAATTTGGTGGAAAACTAGCATTACACCCGATCCTGTTAGTTCCCCATTGTCGGGTTGGATTAAAATGACCCCATGATGTGGGAGACAAACTAGCCTTTTACGATGTTTGAATACTGTGATATTTGTTATTTTCCAgggtgtttctgctgctggtcaaattgtctcactgaaactctggctCATCGATAACCTAGTGGATAAGATCAATGAACATCTACCACCGGGCATTAAAATATTGGGTATGGTCACCTGTTAAATTCTATTTATATGACAAACTTGGTATGAGAGTTTCTTTACCAAAATGATATAATGAGCCTCAGTCGTGGATGTGCACGTAATTATTGTGGAAAGATGTGAAAGACAGTCATTCTTTGAAAATAAATTGGCAGCATATATTAGTTGCATATTAATTGATTTGCAGCTAGACAGCACCATTGAAGCCTCTCACTCAGTGGGTGACCCAATTTTTCTTTAACTTCATGGACCTCATaggtgtttttttaaatattcattcacgagggtgtgagtgtcgctggctaggccagcatttattcactgagaaggtggtggtgagctgccttcctgaaactctgcagtccatgtggtataggtacacccacagtgctgttaggaaggtagttccaagattttgactcagcgacagtgaaggaacagcgatatatttccaaatcaggacggtgtgtgacttggaggggaatgtccaggtagtggtgttcccatgtgtctgctgcccctggccttctgggtggtagaggttgcaaatGCTGACAAAGAAGCCTTGATGTGTAATGTGGACCCTGAGGTCCACAATACTCATTCCTCTGTTAATTTGCATGCATGAAGTCATAATGGCACAgacggaggccattcagcctattgagaccatgccagctctctgtagagcaatccagccaGCCCCATATCTCATGCTACAGATGTTAATAGATCTTGGTGCATTGAGTTAGGATTTATTCCTCAAAATTAGGCAATGGCTCTTTCCAAATCTCTCAAAATTCATACAAGAGATATCAGCAAATAACAAATCGTAGTGCAAATAAAATGGAGTCACTTGAGCATTGTGGGCCAGACTGAGACAGTAGGCCCTTGGACAGCAGCTTATATATTTTTTTCggtttattcactttggtcataagaatagaaaagcaaaatacttttaaaaaaagtGAGAAACTTGTAAACGTTGTTGTTCCGAGGGACTTGGCCGTACTGGTACAGGGAAcgcagaaagttagtatgcaggttcagcaagcacttaggaaggcaaatggaccaAATTAGGATGGGCTgtgtgatctactcctgctcctatttcttatgtgaaCCCTGTTGCAGTTTAAAAGGTTTCCTATGATAGTACCTAGATTTGATGATGATCTTCAGTAAGTTAGCAAACTTTTATTTCCATTCTTCAGGCTAACTGTTCTAAAGAAGAAGGAGCAGGGGTcaaccattcagccctttgagccatctcctccattcaataagatcgtggctggcCTTCTGCCTCAATTTCACTTCCCAACCCTATCCCCCATGCCCTGATTTTCCTAGTGTCCAGAAATCAagcgatctcagtcttgaatattttcaatgactgagcatccacagctccctggAGTAGAGAATTACAAACCTCCTAACCGtccgagtgaagaaatgtctcttcatcacagtctgaatggctgactccttaTATTGGGACTGAGAGTCCTGGTTCTGGCTTTTCTCGTCAGGGAGAAACGTCCTCTGCATCGACTTTGTCAAACCctttaagagtttttttttacaattcagCGAGAGCATTTCTTATTCTTAATTCCAGAGAATGTAGCTCATTCTACTGAATCCCTTATAGGACAGACCCCTCATCCTATGAATCAAACTAGTGAACCTTTGTCACATGCcatccaaggcaagtatatctttccttaggtaaggaaaccaaaatttCAACCCCCTTTAAAGACATATGATTGATGTTACCCTTACAAGACCAGGGTGAGGTGCTGTTGGTTTATTACTTAATATGCTGAAAGCTCCCTTGTGAACTGCTTTCTATTGCTGCAGCTCGCCTTTCTTTTCATTGAATTACCTATTTATTATTATTAAAGTGTTCGGCAATTAATAAACTTGTTACTGACCTAGGAATACAACGTTAGTGGCTTTTGacgttccaaagtgcttcacaggcaaGCACTCGGTTTTACCTGCGCTGACACAGGGAGGAACTGGATGGAGAGTTTGAGTTTCAACCAGGGAGGGAATCACAAGGGGAACTATTGGCCACTCTGTTTCAGAGCCATTGAGATAAAAGCGTACGAGGATCATATTGGCATCATATGAGAAGACTAAATGTAGGGAGAAGAGCAGCGGTGAGGGGAGACAAAACAAACCATGTTTCAGTATCAAATGTAATGCATATCCCTAGCAGCTTGTTCTCTCTGCAGATTGGTTTCTCCTGATGGTTCATTGCTTTTCTTCCTCAGGACTGAAGAGGGTAACTGGGAGATTCAACTCGAAGAACACCTGTGATGCTAGGACATACTTCTACATGCTACCGACCTTCGCCTTTGCGCACAAAGATCACGATAGCCAAGATATGGGGTATCGTCTCAGCAGTGAAGCGCTTAGCCATGTCAACAGGTTGTTGGCCAGCTACAAAGGGACCCACAACTTCCACAACTTCACATCCGGGAAGGGTCCAAGAGACCCCAGTGCCAAGCGATACATAATGGAAATGTATTGTGAAGAGCCTTTTGTGAGGCAAGGCATGGAATTTGCTGTCCTGAAGGTCAAGGGGCAAAGTTTCATGATGCATCAAATAAGGAAGATGATTGGATTAGTGATTGCTGTAGTGAGAGGTTACGCTGCAGAGTCCATAATGGTTCGGAGCTGGGGTGAGGAGAAGGTTGATGTCCCGAAGGCTCCTGGGCTGGGGCTTGTGTTGGACACCGTTCATTTTGAGAAGTACAACAACCGTTTTGGTAATGATGGAGTTCATGAGGCCTTGGAGTGGCATGATATTGAGGAACAAATTATGGGATTTAAAGAGGATTATATCTATCCTACCATTGTTAAGACTGAAATTGAGGAGCAGTCCATGGCCAGTTGGCTGAGTACTTTACCAATTCATGACTTTAGCGCCACAGCATCAGGAGATCAGTTAAATGAGAATCACTCAGAGGTAATAAGTACAATCCATTCTTCTATTAAACTCTTTGCAACAGAGCGAAAGGAAAACGATAAGTTTTTAGAGGGTGTCTGCTTAACACAATTGCTTTCAAGTGATTTAGAATGTTTTGCCGGGAATTTTCAAGATATTACCCACCTGATTGACAGGTAACGCTAACTACACCCACAAACCGGATGCTGacctcatacaaacacacaagtaTGGTACCTGAGCACAGATTTTAAATGTCAAAATAGTTGTTTTACTTTGTTGACAAAGTTTTACTTTGATTCCAATAAACCTCATAAATTGGCCATTGACGAAAGCattgaaactttaaaaactgCCTGTCCTTCCATTATTGTCAGGACAGTTCTCTGTTGCACGTGAATCAAAATTCCCTTCAATTTCAAGCAAAGTGATATTTGCAATCTTGAGAGTTTTTCCAAATGATGGTTTCGGTAGAGTAAATATGACCAGAGGTCATAGATTCAGAATCATTGGAAAAATCTCTAGAGGGTTATTGAGAATTTTTTCACAGAGTTGTCAGGATCTGGACCTCCCTACCTGTAAAGTcagtggaagctgattccatgaATAAATTTGAAAGGGCGTTGGAAGATGATGGGTTTGCAGGGTTACGTGGAACTCTCGACGTCACCCCGTGCCTTTTTCCATTTTCAGcttggcgggggtgcagccgagtcagctgtgcgctggccgacctgtcattggcctttggaggccattgaaaaactaattaaagtcaaTAATGGAGctacccttccaaccttaaggctggtgggcaggccgggagccctggtgggcttcggaCAAAGAATGAAACctgatccatgggcgggatgaggtttcatgaggtcttaacatttttattaaagttttcagaataagttatggacatgtcccaactcatgtgacagtgttgcaggaggggacatgtcagggaaattttttaatcatttgtattgcaaattttaattccaagccgatctccctgaagcagcacttagcctcagggagatgaaagagtgcactcctggctgagggaatcacccccctccccctcgctggccgcacagggagcacatgcTTCCGAGCGGACGGCTTAATGTaaaggcccgcccatgtaaaatggtggtgaggTGCATCCGCTCCAgcactctctccccccgccccaatGGGGGCAAATTTTTTCCCCGAGTGATCTTTCAGTTGAGGAGGAACTAATTCAATCGTTGGTGATAGGCAGGAAGCTTTTTTTAATCAGCCCATGAATAGTGAGTGAAAATTTCCCCGAGAGGAATAGGTGTTTTCCATTTCATCCTTTTAAATTGAGATTGTCCAGTGAGGGTGCTTTGAGCATTTTGGCACAAGGATGTACCTGACGGTGATGATCTGAAACTGATGGGGGAGCAGTAGCGCCAATTTGAGATAATAACTTTGAGAGTTTCTCCCAAGTTTTTGCACAATGTTAAAGCATATTAGCTTGAgtgttctcactctctgctttcatTGGAATGCATGCAGAAAGCTTAGTCTAGCAACAACACTATAtattggatcagatctaagctctgcagccctgccacatccagttgtgaatggtggacgacaattaaacaactcactggaggaggaggctccacaaatatccccaccctcaatgatgagggaggcCAGCACATAGTgcaaaagatatggctgaagaatttgcaacaatgttcagccagaagtgctgagtgaatgatcaatcttggcctcctctggagatccccagtatcacagatgccagtattctgccaatttgattcactccacatgatatcaggaaaaggctgaaggcactggatactgcaaaggctatgggccctgacatattccagcaatagtaatgaagacttgtgctccagaacttgtcgcagctctagccaagctgttccagtacaggtatgacctgtacacaaaaatcaggacaaatccaacccagccaattaccggctcatcagcctactctccatcatcagtaaagtaatggaaggggtcatcaacagtgctaacaagcagcacttgcttagcaataacctactcactgacacccagtttgggttccatcagggccactcagctcctgacatcattgcagccttggttcaaaatggacaaaagagctgaactcaaggcgtgagatgagagtgactgcccttgacataaaggctgaatttgactgggtgtggcatcagGAGCCCtcccaaaactggagtcagtgggaatcagggggaaaactctccgctggctggagtcgtacctagcacaaaggaagatggttgtggttgttggaggtcaatcatctcagctccagaacatcactgcaggagttcctcagggtagtgtcctcggcccaaccatcttcagctgcttcatcaatgaccttccttccatcataaagtcagaagtggggatgttcgctgatgattgcacaattctcAGCACCACTCATGGCTGCTCAGATACTCGagcagtacatgtccaaatgcaacaagaccctGGACagtatctaggcttgggctgacaagtggcaagtaacattcgtgccacacaagtgtcaggcaatgaccatctccaacaaaagagaatccaaccatcgcgcCATTTCacagcattaacatcactgaatctcccactatcaacatcctgggggttaccattgaccagaaactgaactggactactgtggctacaagagcagatcagaggctaggaatcctgctatgagtaactcaccttctgactccccaaagcctggctaccatttccaaggcacaagtcaggaatgtgatggaatactccccacttgcctggatgagtgctgcccCCACGAtattgaagaagcttgacaccatccaggacaaagcagcccgcttgactggcgcTCCATCTACAaactttactccctccaccaccgatgcacagtggcaacagtgtgtcccatctacaaggtgcactgcaggaattcaccaaggatctttTGACcagcaccgtccaaacccacgaccactaccatctagaaggacagaggCAGTAGACACATCTGGcaagacaccaccacctggaagttcccccccaaaccactcaccatcctgacttggaaatatatcgctgttccttcactgtcgctgagtcaaaatcctggaaatccctccctaacagcactgtgggtgtacctacaccacatggactgtagcaattcaagaagacagctcaccaccactttttcaagggaaatttagggatggccaataaatgcttgATAGCCAGCGAGTGATGccaattccatgaatgaatttttaaaaatatactttcCCCTAGGTTTGATTGCTGCGTTGAAAAATGTAATGTTTGATATGACAGGTTTTTAAATTGGGTAGTTTTGCCACACATTTTTATATAGTTGTATTACTTCCCCTCGGATCAACTTCTGTAAAAATTTGTCTtgccagatgctggaaatgtgtaATCATCTTTGTATTCTCCTTATTGATTCTCGGgatatgagtgtcactggcaaggctggtatttattgcccatccccaagttgccctgagaaggtggtggtggtggtggtgggccttcCTGAGACACTATATTTCCATGAAATGAAAGTACACCCTCAGCGATGTTGGGTACAGAATTGCAGAATGTTGACCTGGCGCCGGTGACGGAATTGCCAATATCTGTCCACTTTGGGACGGTGATTGCCATCAAGCTGATGGGATTCCAATGTCATTTCTGCTCTTGACCTTCTTGACGATAGAGGTCATGGAGGTTCTGTTGAAGTGAccttgatgagttgttgcagtgcatccaaTAGATGATATGTACCGTAAGTGCAACGTGTCAGTGGTGGGAGGGCATATATAGGCCAGAATTGTGGTGGGGGAGACTGAAATTGCATGGACGGGATTCCCTTTGGGTTTCCTCCTGCCCCGACCTGGTGGTGGTTTTACACAGGGGAGGGCAGGGCCTCGGGTGGGatgcccacccttgccccaattaaggcccatgAGTGGCCACTGAAGTGTCATTTCccacacccagcctcaatttttaggctggcaggcgGACGACAgctcggggagggggggagggggaaagtggggagtggggggggaggtgtgggaagGCCAGAAAGATCGACCTCggatgggatgggggaggtgcctccatcagaagcccccttctgacagGAGGTGCCCTCGCCTTAGGGCCCGGTGACCTCTGGACCTCCGTACCCCTTAGCTTATCCACCAGAACCCCGACTGCCCCCCTCGTGACACTCTAGATGTTGCCTACCCTCTCCTGCTCTGGGATCCCTGCCACTTACCTGTCCGCTGGGTCCCGGGACTTGGTTCCAGGTAGCCCC is from Carcharodon carcharias isolate sCarCar2 chromosome 13, sCarCar2.pri, whole genome shotgun sequence and encodes:
- the pus1 gene encoding tRNA pseudouridine synthase A yields the protein MLRCVGQRLATLYQGAVAVAAAGQTGTGSCCCCCRAIAAVPPLRPLPAPSSRAEAALQDLLLEAAGTEGQAGAGRQPQGSMATTVLDGGVNQTELRPNQEEKKRKQAGGENQQAVKKLKEEAEEQSKKCPKRKVVLLLAYSGKGYHGMQRNVGSSQFKTIEDELVKALVKAECIPENHGDDMRKMSFQRCARTDKGVSAAGQIVSLKLWLIDNLVDKINEHLPPGIKILGLKRVTGRFNSKNTCDARTYFYMLPTFAFAHKDHDSQDMGYRLSSEALSHVNRLLASYKGTHNFHNFTSGKGPRDPSAKRYIMEMYCEEPFVRQGMEFAVLKVKGQSFMMHQIRKMIGLVIAVVRGYAAESIMVRSWGEEKVDVPKAPGLGLVLDTVHFEKYNNRFGNDGVHEALEWHDIEEQIMGFKEDYIYPTIVKTEIEEQSMASWLSTLPIHDFSATASGDQLNENHSEKMSADLDEGSDGGDSD